Within the Achromobacter spanius genome, the region AGGCATCATTTCATGCTGACCGCCCCACCGCTGCGTTTGCCGCACGCGATCGGGTCACCGGTAACGCCAATCGCGACTGCTTGATGGGTTTCGCGCGATTTCCATTGTGTTCCTTGCGGATGCCTTCTCGCGCTGCACCCATCCTACGGGTTGATGGATGGTGGCGGGGTTGTGGCGGGATGGGTTGTGATGTCACCGCTGCATGATGGGTTTCGCGCGATTTCCATTGTGTTCCTTGCGGATGCCTTCTCGCGCTGCACCCATCCTACGGGTTGATGGATGGTGGCGGGGTTGTGGCTGGATGGGTTGTGATGTCACCGCTGCATGATGGGTTTCGCGCGATTTCGATTGTGTTCCTTGCGGATGCCTTCTCGCGCTGCACCCATCCTACGGGTTGATGGATGGTGGCGGGGTTGTGGCTGGATGGGTTGTGGTGTCACCGCTGCATGATGGGTTTCGCGCGATGGGCGTTGCGTTCCTTGCGAAGGCCGGCACGCGCTGCACCCATCCTACGGGTTGATGGATGGTGGCGGGGTTGTGGCTGGATGGGTTGTGATGTCACCGCTGCATGATGGGTTTCGCGCGATTTCCATTGTGTTCCTTGCGGATGCCTTCTCGCGCTGCACCCATCCTACGGGTTGATGGATGGTGGCGGGGTTGTGGCGGGATGGGTTGTGATGTCGCCGCTGCATGATGGGGTTCGCGCGATTTCCATTGTGTTCCTTGCGGATGCCTTCTCGCGCTGCACCCATCCTACGGTCGTGAATTGTAGGATGGGTGCAGCGCGCCGGATTGATGGCAAGAACACTGCCGCGCATCGCGCGAAACCCATCAAGCGGCGGTGATGTTGTGGCTGGAATGGCGATGTAGCCACCGCTGTTTGATGGGTTTCGCGCGATTTGCGTTGTGTTCTTTGCGGATGCCTTCTCGCGCTGCACCCATCCTACGTGCCTATGAACGACGGCGCGGCGCGACGAATACCATCGCGTGCCTGTGCACGGCGTTGCCCCACCACGATCATCCCTTCAGGCATGCACCACGATTATCCCTTCAGGCATGCATCACGATCATCCCTTCAGACACGTACTCATGAACGTCTTGCGCGCATCGCCCGTCAATTTTTGATCGCCCGCCTTGGCGTTGCAGTCTTTCATTTTTTGCTGCTGCGGCGTCAGCGGCTTGCCGGATGACGTTGTCTCGCCTTTCAGGCAACTGCTCATGTAGGCCTTGCGGTCGTCGCCCGTCTTGCCCGTGGCCGACTTATTGCATTCCGTCATGCGCTGCTGCTGCGGCGTGGGGGTCTTGGCGGGGGTAGCGGGGGTTTGGGCGTAGGCCCCAAAAAAACATGCGGACAACACCATGGCCGAGGCCATCCGAGTAGTACGGGAAAGCATGAGTTTTCTCCCTGGCGTGTAGGACCCGCCTGCGTGGATACACGCATCAGACCGGGCTGCCGGCCGGTTGCCGACCCGGCCATCATCGAACAAACCGCCACGCACCGCAAGCATCGGAAAGTTAGGAAAAGACAAGGCCGAAAAATCTCAATCTAGAGACATTCCGACGCATCCTTGTCATTAGCCGACGAATCTAGGAACAACCCACGCAACCTGTTACCGAATCATCCTTTTGACCCGTTGTGCATGGGCGCGGAAAGGTGTGAGATAGCCCTGTCCGCCCCAATAAGCGGATGGCGCAAACGGCGGCGCGGACAGCTAAGCGCCCCACCGCCGGCACACCTGGAGACCGCCATGAAACTCGCCCTTGCTTCCCTTGCTTTGCTGGCCGGGATGTCCGGCGCCGCCAGCGCGCAAAACCTCACTTACGGCGTCACGCTGGGTAATGTGCAATCGGTACGCGACACCAACATCAATATGTCCACCATCACCGGGTCGCTGGCCAACCTGTCGGGTCGCCCCGTCTCCAGCGCGGTGCTGACTTACGTGCTGTACGACGCGCAAGGCCGCGAAGTGGGCCGGGTCAACGATGACGTGATCGGCCCGATTCCCCCGGGGCAGATCCGGCTGGTCAAGGCGGTGACGCCGCTGCAATTCACGAAGGTCACCGTGCTGGACGTCCGGGCGCAATAGGCCGACGCGGCAAAAACCCTTATTCAAGCAGGGTTTAGACAGGCAGTTGTAGGGGCAAATATGGGAAAATTCCGCTTGCCGACTCGATAACAGGGGCTTCCAAACGAAGCCCCTTATTGCGTCTGTCGGCGTGCCAGCAAGCCTGGCCTAGATACTAGGAAGCCACCACCATGTTCCCCAAAAGACTCACCGAAGGCTATCAATCATTCCTGGACGGCCGTTTCCATTCGGAAAGCAGCCGCTATCAAAAACTTGCCGAACTGGGGCAAAGCCCGGAAATCCTGCTTATTGGCTGCTGCGATTCGCGCGTGTCGCCGGAAGTGATCTTTGATGCCGGCCCGGGCGAGATGTTCGTGGTGCGCAACGTTGCCAACCTGGTTCCGCCCTGTGAGCCGGATTCCGAATCGTCCTACCACGGCACCAGCGCCGCCATCGAGTTCGCGGTCAACGGCCTGAACGTAAAGCACATCGTCGTGCTGGGTCACGCCTCTTGCGGCGGCATCCGTTCTTTCTTCGACGATGCCAAGCCGCTGTCCAAGGGCGACTTCATCGGCAAGTGGATGTCGCAGATCGAACCGATGGCCGAGCGCCTGGGCCCCGGATCGGGCGACCGCCAGACCAAGCTCAAGCGCCTGGAACTGGCCGTCGTCGAGCACAGCCTGAACAACTTGATGACCTTCCCGTCCATCCGCCGCCGCGTGGAAAAGGGCGAACTGGAATTGCACGGCACCTACTTCGGCGTGGCCACCGGCGTGCTGTTCCTGCGCGATCCGGCAACGGGTGAATTCAACCCTTGCCTGGAAACCGGCGTCACCGAATAAGGCGCATATCCGGTACGCTTGCGGCTGCTTTTCGCTTTGTTCAAAGACGCTACGCAACCGACAAGGACCGCTATGAAATTGTTTTTCTCGCCGGCTTCACCCTTCGTGCGCAAATGCATGGTCATTGCCCACGAACTGAACCTGACAGAACGCATTGAAAAACTGCCCAGCGCCGCTGGCCCCGTCGCCCGCGACAAGACCATCATCCCCAGCAACC harbors:
- a CDS encoding PsiF family protein, whose translation is MLSRTTRMASAMVLSACFFGAYAQTPATPAKTPTPQQQRMTECNKSATGKTGDDRKAYMSSCLKGETTSSGKPLTPQQQKMKDCNAKAGDQKLTGDARKTFMSTCLKG
- a CDS encoding FxLYD domain-containing protein — protein: MKLALASLALLAGMSGAASAQNLTYGVTLGNVQSVRDTNINMSTITGSLANLSGRPVSSAVLTYVLYDAQGREVGRVNDDVIGPIPPGQIRLVKAVTPLQFTKVTVLDVRAQ
- a CDS encoding carbonic anhydrase, giving the protein MFPKRLTEGYQSFLDGRFHSESSRYQKLAELGQSPEILLIGCCDSRVSPEVIFDAGPGEMFVVRNVANLVPPCEPDSESSYHGTSAAIEFAVNGLNVKHIVVLGHASCGGIRSFFDDAKPLSKGDFIGKWMSQIEPMAERLGPGSGDRQTKLKRLELAVVEHSLNNLMTFPSIRRRVEKGELELHGTYFGVATGVLFLRDPATGEFNPCLETGVTE